The following DNA comes from Salvia splendens isolate huo1 chromosome 17, SspV2, whole genome shotgun sequence.
AAACAGTCACAAATGACCTTGTACTATCTTGGGCCTCGCTATGGGCTCTTACAGTGTTAACAAGAGCCCATATTTATTATACTCCATTTTGTGATTACCCAACTTTAACTAAACCCACCCACTTAGAACCCTAGATAGTTAATAGTCTTGTTTGGCCTTTTTCATAATGCATACACATGCATCGACTCTACTTTTATTACCAAACTCAACTCAAATAATTGTAACGAAGAGCGACTTAGTTGGTGATACGCTTCTTCCCATTCAACAAATCACGACTTAGTTGGTGATACGCTTCTTCCCATTCAACAAATCAGGGGTTCGAGCTATATAAAAGTAATGAGGGAACCCTTACTGATTTTTTTCCCCTAAATGTAACACAATTTTCGGGCAAAATTATTAAACCACAACAAATTAAACgaacaaaaaaaatgtcaagAAAATAGTAGGAAATTGAGATGTTACCACAAAATTATCTTACCTCTTCCATATGATCATTACAAGTATAaatcaaaacaacaaacaaaaaagaaaagaaaaatatatatgtgataaaagaaccctaacccAATGTCATCATCACTACTACCtctgtaatttttaaaaatattacaaagtGTGTGCATAACTATCGTGTGTAGAGCACAAGGCATAAATCTCATCTAGATTTGCAATGCCGTTGAGACAATCCTTGAACCTATCCGAATCCGCCACGTGTTCACCGCCCGATTTCCACTCCGTCGGAAAATCTATCTCCGGGAAATCGTTCATCCCCACCGATGGATTCCATGATTCACAGAATAAACCTGTGTAATCCTgcacattttattatatgtcAATTTggattcaaaaattaaaattaaaatattttttatttatattatttcgATTTGGAAAGACATTTTAGTCAGTCAAAAGAAGTCATGGGAAATGGTGAAGGAAAAAAGCGATTTGATTCATCAGTTTTGGAGATATTTTCCACTTTTATATGTTGAGTTAGTTCATAGCTcttctactttttctctcttttataaTCGATCAAAGGGATCATTCCTGGGACCACCCTTCTATCTATAACAGTATAACGTAACAAcaataattattactactattttaaaagtgttatttacctgaaaattgaaatttgatatGCTTTCAGTGCCATTGCAATAGAATTGATCCATCACGGAGCTATTCACTTCATCTGATCCGATCTGAGCCGTTGAATCTTTGGAGACGACCGCGGCTGGTGTGAGATCGGACGAGGTATTTTGATCCCGGGATGTTTCCGGGGTCGcgccttcgtcccataaaactTGCTCCGCGGCTGCTTCATTTTGTGAGACTATGTTTTTCTTCATCACCCGACATAGTGCATAAGAATCCTATATAAATGTGAAAACGGCTATAATTAAAGGAATgcactttaattaattaactagttCACATCTATGTGTGACAAAATGTGACATTATACTAAAATTttaatctaaaatttaattctAAAATGTAAATTAAGTCTAGCGTTATCTAATCTAAAATGTGTGTTATTATCATCGTATCCgtattaattaccttgagagtTGACGTGGAGGATGTGAGGCGATACTCGTGCATTACCCAATCAGTTCTAACGCCATGTGGCGCCCTTCCTCTGTAATACACCAATGTCTTCTTCATCCCGACCGCACGCTTCTGTGAGTGCACGGTCCGGTCTTTCCCGGTCGCCTTCCAGTACCCCGAGCGCGTCGCGCGATTTGTGCGTGACCCGTTCGGGTACTTCTTGTCCCGTGGGCCGTAGAAGTACCACTCCATGTCCTTACTCGGCAAGAATGATTTATctgtaaaatcaaaattatttatatttctcaCAATTTATCAAGAAACTAACATCAATTGATTTGATTAATATATGAACTACTAGTACTTACCGGGTAAATCCCAGGGCTCAGATTTGTAGAGATCAACCTCGGGGATGACGTCGAGCTCGATTGTCCCACCGTTGATTTTCCGGTCGAGATAGTAGGCCACGAGCTCCTCGTCCGTTGGATGGAACCGGAATCCGGGAGGAAGTGTCATTGGCCCCATAATTATTTGTAtttcccaaatttttttttgtaagttatTGGTGAAGGGGAGAGAATTTTGTGAAGGGATGAAGATGGAGAAATTGGAGGGTTGGACAACAATGAGAtgtattgtgtgtgtgtatatatatatatatatatatatatatatatatatatatatatatatatatatatatgtgtgtgtgtgtgtgtgtgtgtgtgtgtgtgtgtatattagTATAGAGAACTATTGAGGATCAAAAGTCACTAAAGTGGTCCTCGTCATCCTATGTCTTTTTTGCATCAACCTTATAGTTTTTAAGTccctttaaaatttaatattactGTTAATTTAGTTTTGGGTTCACACTGCAAAAACAAGGCATCAATGTTGCTTGTATGTATAAACCAATATTAAGTATTATGCATTGATAATTGATTGTTTACTAATATTGTAATTTGTGAGAAGATTTTAGGGTACACA
Coding sequences within:
- the LOC121774068 gene encoding NAC domain-containing protein 71-like, encoding MGPMTLPPGFRFHPTDEELVAYYLDRKINGGTIELDVIPEVDLYKSEPWDLPDKSFLPSKDMEWYFYGPRDKKYPNGSRTNRATRSGYWKATGKDRTVHSQKRAVGMKKTLVYYRGRAPHGVRTDWVMHEYRLTSSTSTLKDSYALCRVMKKNIVSQNEAAAEQVLWDEGATPETSRDQNTSSDLTPAAVVSKDSTAQIGSDEVNSSVMDQFYCNGTESISNFNFQDYTGLFCESWNPSVGMNDFPEIDFPTEWKSGGEHVADSDRFKDCLNGIANLDEIYALCSTHDSYAHTL